A region of Desulfolithobacter dissulfuricans DNA encodes the following proteins:
- a CDS encoding sigma-54-dependent transcriptional regulator, with protein MHTILIVDDEPNYQIVLSELLRDEGHEVFTADSGIEGLPIIRDTDLDLVISDMKMPGMDGIEFLAKIKELNKDLPVILITAYAEVEKAVEAMRLGAFTYLAKPFSNEQLLAAVNKAIEHYGLVREIKRLRSEVTPKSGFGGMIGKNPSMRAIYQLIEKVAPTPSSVLITGESGTGKELVARAIHNLSPRKDMPFVSVNCAALASNLLESELFGHEKGAFTDAITMRKGRFELADGGTLFLDEIGEMPPSLQAKLLRVLQERSFERVGGSTTLEVDVRVLAATNKDLKDEVEKGNFREDLYYRLNVIHIHLPPLRERVDDIPELVSHFLKKNAARLGKERLDISPEALRLLVSLPWEGNVRELENTIERAAILCSNDRIEAEDVQPDSSDLTNVSEWSSSLDLNQFIPEDLSLSEILSGIEEKLVRQALEDAGNVQARAAEKLGITKSLLQYKMKKYKLQRKKKQ; from the coding sequence ATGCACACCATTTTGATTGTCGACGACGAACCCAACTACCAGATCGTTCTCTCCGAACTGTTGCGGGACGAAGGCCACGAGGTTTTCACCGCCGATTCCGGCATTGAGGGATTACCCATTATCCGGGATACCGACCTGGACCTGGTCATCTCCGACATGAAGATGCCGGGTATGGACGGCATCGAGTTTCTGGCCAAAATCAAGGAACTGAACAAGGATCTGCCGGTGATCCTGATCACGGCCTATGCCGAGGTGGAAAAGGCCGTGGAGGCCATGCGGCTGGGCGCCTTTACCTATCTGGCCAAGCCCTTTTCCAACGAACAGCTGCTGGCCGCGGTCAACAAGGCCATCGAACATTACGGCCTGGTACGGGAAATCAAAAGGCTGCGCAGCGAGGTCACCCCGAAGTCGGGGTTCGGCGGCATGATCGGCAAAAACCCCTCCATGCGGGCCATCTACCAGCTGATCGAAAAGGTGGCGCCCACTCCCTCGTCGGTACTGATCACCGGCGAGTCAGGCACGGGCAAGGAACTGGTGGCCCGGGCCATCCACAACCTGAGCCCGCGAAAAGACATGCCTTTTGTTTCGGTCAACTGTGCGGCCCTGGCCAGCAACCTGCTGGAAAGCGAACTGTTCGGTCATGAAAAGGGAGCCTTCACCGACGCCATCACCATGCGTAAGGGACGCTTTGAACTGGCCGACGGAGGTACCCTGTTCCTGGACGAGATAGGCGAAATGCCTCCCAGCCTGCAGGCCAAGCTGTTGCGGGTCCTGCAGGAACGAAGTTTCGAGCGGGTGGGCGGCAGCACCACCCTGGAAGTGGATGTCCGGGTCCTGGCTGCGACCAACAAGGACCTGAAGGACGAGGTGGAAAAGGGTAACTTCAGAGAAGATCTCTATTACCGGCTCAACGTGATCCATATTCACCTGCCGCCCCTGCGCGAACGGGTGGACGACATTCCGGAGCTGGTCAGCCATTTTCTCAAGAAAAATGCGGCCCGGCTGGGTAAAGAACGGCTCGATATCTCACCGGAAGCCCTGCGGCTCCTGGTCAGCCTGCCCTGGGAAGGCAATGTGCGCGAGTTGGAAAACACCATCGAGCGGGCCGCCATCCTGTGCAGCAACGACCGCATCGAGGCCGAGGACGTCCAGCCCGACTCATCGGACCTGACCAATGTCTCGGAGTGGAGTTCGAGTCTCGACCTGAACCAGTTTATCCCCGAGGACCTGAGCCTGTCGGAAATCCTCTCCGGCATTGAGGAGAAACTGGTACGCCAGGCCCTGGAGGACGCGGGCAATGTCCAGGCCCGGGCCGCTGAAAAGCTGGGTATCACCAAGAGCCTGCTCCAGTACAAGATGAAAAAGTACAAGCTGCAGCGCAAGAAAAAGCAGTAG
- the proC gene encoding pyrroline-5-carboxylate reductase, with the protein MKTIGLVGGGQMGEALIRGMLKAELVTAEKIMVAEPDSSRQQYLTSQYGIGVTALPGELASFAQVVILAVKPQIMEPVLQQYVAHLDESHLIISIAAGVTIAAMEGVLGDSARIIRVMPNTPALVLAGASALSGNRRASEEDMETAKALFSAVGICVEVAENLLDAVTGLSGSGPGYVFTFIEAMVDGGVLAGLPRPVAEQLVLQTVYGSARLALETGEPAAVLKGRVTSPGGTTITGIQVLEEAGLRGTVMTAIEAATQRSRDLGS; encoded by the coding sequence ATGAAAACAATTGGTCTTGTTGGTGGAGGACAGATGGGTGAGGCCCTGATCCGGGGGATGCTCAAGGCAGAGCTGGTGACAGCGGAAAAGATCATGGTTGCCGAGCCGGACAGTTCCCGGCAGCAGTACCTGACCAGCCAGTATGGTATCGGGGTTACCGCTCTGCCGGGCGAGCTGGCCTCTTTTGCCCAGGTGGTGATTCTGGCGGTCAAACCGCAGATCATGGAACCGGTCCTGCAGCAGTATGTTGCTCACCTGGATGAGAGCCACCTCATCATCTCCATCGCTGCCGGGGTAACCATCGCGGCCATGGAAGGGGTGCTCGGCGATTCGGCCCGGATCATCCGGGTGATGCCAAATACTCCGGCCCTGGTCCTGGCCGGTGCCTCGGCCCTGAGTGGTAACCGCCGGGCGAGTGAAGAGGACATGGAGACGGCGAAGGCTCTATTCTCGGCCGTGGGAATCTGTGTGGAGGTGGCGGAAAACCTGCTCGACGCGGTGACCGGGCTCAGCGGCTCGGGGCCGGGGTACGTGTTTACCTTTATCGAGGCCATGGTCGACGGCGGGGTACTGGCCGGTCTGCCGCGGCCGGTGGCTGAGCAGCTGGTCCTGCAGACTGTCTACGGTTCGGCCAGGCTGGCCCTGGAGACTGGCGAGCCGGCCGCGGTTCTCAAGGGTCGGGTTACCTCTCCCGGCGGGACCACCATCACCGGGATCCAGGTCCTGGAGGAAGCAGGGCTCCGCGGGACAGTGATGACCGCCATCGAAGCGGCCACCCAGCGGTCTCGGGATCTCGGCTCATGA
- the lpxC gene encoding UDP-3-O-acyl-N-acetylglucosamine deacetylase, whose translation MAPVIEPHQYTLKKTVSCCGVGLHTGRTVNLTIHPAPANVGIRFFRSDLKEKPVIPARMDRVVDTRLATTIGSGATRISTTEHLLAALRGSGIDNADIEIDSHEVPIMDGSADPFVHLLRQGGRRKQRALRKVLRITSPITYSEGDKSIRIEPYDGFKITGRIAFEGELLREQKYSVEVTRERFMKEIARARTFGYVEQVEHLWANGLALGGTLENVIAIHWDRRSILNEDGLRYDDEFVRHKVLDLIGDLALLGTPVFGHVIADRSGHGLHLGLMQTIAERPECWEYVKFRKNGNTVLRQVVKETRRAGDRIKPFFTPQQPGSAAQPVCAA comes from the coding sequence ATGGCACCTGTTATTGAGCCGCACCAATATACCTTGAAGAAAACAGTCAGCTGCTGCGGCGTCGGGCTGCATACCGGCAGGACTGTGAACCTGACCATTCACCCGGCACCGGCCAATGTCGGAATTCGGTTTTTCCGCTCAGATCTCAAGGAAAAACCCGTCATTCCGGCGCGGATGGACCGGGTGGTGGACACCCGGCTGGCAACCACCATCGGCAGCGGCGCCACCCGCATCTCCACCACCGAGCATCTGCTCGCTGCCCTGCGCGGATCCGGGATCGATAACGCCGACATCGAGATCGACTCTCACGAGGTGCCGATCATGGACGGCAGCGCGGATCCCTTTGTCCATCTCCTCCGCCAGGGAGGCCGCAGGAAGCAGCGTGCCCTGCGCAAGGTCCTGCGCATCACAAGTCCGATTACCTACTCGGAAGGGGATAAATCCATCCGGATCGAGCCCTATGACGGTTTCAAGATCACCGGCCGGATCGCCTTTGAGGGTGAGCTCCTCAGGGAACAGAAATACTCCGTCGAGGTGACCCGGGAGCGGTTCATGAAGGAAATAGCCCGGGCCCGGACGTTTGGCTATGTGGAACAGGTGGAGCATCTCTGGGCCAATGGTCTCGCTCTTGGCGGCACCCTGGAAAACGTCATTGCCATCCACTGGGATCGCCGGTCCATTCTCAACGAGGACGGGTTGCGCTATGATGATGAATTCGTCCGGCATAAGGTTCTCGACCTGATCGGTGACCTGGCCCTGCTCGGCACCCCGGTGTTTGGCCATGTGATTGCCGATCGCTCCGGTCACGGACTGCATCTGGGGCTGATGCAGACAATTGCTGAACGTCCTGAATGCTGGGAATACGTTAAGTTTCGGAAAAACGGCAACACCGTTCTCCGTCAGGTGGTCAAGGAGACCCGCCGGGCAGGAGACCGGATCAAACCGTTTTTCACCCCACAGCAACCTGGTTCGGCAGCTCAGCCGGTCTGTGCCGCCTGA
- a CDS encoding branched-chain amino acid ABC transporter permease has translation MDYFIELFFGGLTRGSIYALIALGYTMVYGIIGLINFAHGEIYMIGAFTALIVSTVLSVFGFPLLAIVILTMLAAAIWASAYGYTVEKLAYKPLRNAPRLSPLISAIGMSMFLQNYVLLAQTPDFLPFPALIPDFPFMERYAHIIGSSDLVILLTTAVIMVLLTFLIKFTRIGKAMRATAQDRKMALLVGVNVDHVISMTFIIGSALAAVGGMLIASHIGQINFFIGFIAGIKAFTAAVLGGIGSIPGAVLGSFILGLTESFATGYVSSDYEDVFAFSLLVLILIFRPSGLLGKASIEKV, from the coding sequence ATGGATTATTTTATTGAGCTCTTTTTCGGCGGTCTGACCCGCGGTTCAATCTACGCGCTCATTGCCCTCGGGTACACCATGGTCTATGGCATCATCGGCCTGATCAACTTTGCCCATGGGGAGATCTACATGATCGGTGCCTTCACGGCCCTCATTGTCTCCACGGTTCTGTCTGTTTTCGGGTTCCCGCTGCTGGCCATCGTTATCCTGACCATGCTGGCAGCAGCCATATGGGCCAGCGCCTATGGCTACACGGTGGAGAAACTGGCCTACAAGCCGCTGCGCAACGCGCCCCGTCTCTCGCCCCTTATCTCGGCCATCGGCATGTCCATGTTCCTGCAGAATTACGTACTCCTGGCCCAGACGCCGGACTTTCTGCCCTTCCCGGCCCTGATCCCGGACTTTCCTTTCATGGAGCGTTATGCCCACATCATCGGCTCATCCGACCTGGTGATCCTGCTGACCACGGCGGTGATCATGGTTCTGCTCACCTTTCTCATCAAGTTCACCCGGATCGGCAAGGCCATGCGGGCCACGGCCCAGGACCGGAAAATGGCCCTGCTGGTGGGCGTCAACGTAGATCACGTCATCTCCATGACCTTTATCATCGGCTCGGCCCTGGCCGCGGTGGGCGGCATGCTGATCGCCTCCCATATCGGCCAGATCAACTTCTTCATAGGCTTTATAGCCGGCATCAAGGCCTTTACCGCCGCGGTGCTCGGCGGTATCGGCTCCATTCCCGGAGCGGTGCTCGGCAGTTTCATTCTTGGGCTCACCGAATCCTTTGCCACCGGATATGTCTCCAGTGACTATGAGGATGTCTTCGCCTTTTCACTGCTGGTTCTGATCCTGATCTTCCGGCCCTCGGGCCTGCTGGGCAAGGCCAGCATTGAAAAAGTCTGA
- a CDS encoding PHP domain-containing protein: protein MCIDLHLHSTFSDGTATPEELVQMAAERNLGGIALTDHDTVDGIEPFMEAGKRHHVKTIAGIEISAQHRGFSLHILGYGLDTSCDSLHSWLDRVQQGRIERNRKILLKLRELGLKIEDRELDHFSFCGQTGRPHIARLLMEKGVVRTMDQAFSQYLRRGRPAWCARFAYTAAETISMIHEAGGVAVLAHPGQIDARIRIQPLLIRELVERGLDGLEVVYPGHGKKIQKELTRLAHRFDLLITGGSDYHGGNRPGSNLAGKDGFCPPYSLLAELERRLFAAATP from the coding sequence ATGTGTATTGACCTCCACCTCCACTCCACTTTCTCCGATGGCACCGCCACCCCCGAAGAGCTTGTCCAGATGGCCGCAGAGCGCAATCTCGGTGGCATTGCCCTGACCGATCATGACACGGTGGACGGGATCGAACCGTTTATGGAGGCGGGAAAAAGACACCATGTCAAGACCATAGCCGGTATCGAAATCAGTGCCCAGCACCGCGGATTCTCCCTCCATATCCTGGGATATGGCCTGGACACAAGCTGTGATTCCCTGCACAGCTGGCTTGACCGGGTTCAACAGGGACGGATCGAACGCAACCGGAAAATTCTCCTCAAACTGCGGGAGCTGGGACTGAAAATAGAAGACCGGGAACTGGACCATTTCTCCTTTTGCGGCCAGACCGGCCGGCCCCATATCGCCAGGCTGCTGATGGAAAAGGGAGTGGTCAGAACCATGGACCAGGCCTTTAGCCAGTATCTGCGCCGGGGCAGGCCCGCCTGGTGTGCCCGCTTTGCCTACACGGCCGCTGAGACCATCTCCATGATCCACGAGGCGGGCGGGGTGGCGGTCCTGGCCCACCCGGGTCAGATCGACGCCCGGATACGCATACAGCCGCTGCTGATTCGCGAACTGGTGGAACGGGGCCTGGACGGACTCGAAGTGGTCTATCCCGGCCATGGAAAAAAAATCCAGAAAGAGCTGACCCGGCTGGCCCACCGGTTTGACCTGCTGATAACCGGTGGCAGCGATTACCATGGCGGCAACCGGCCGGGCAGCAACCTGGCCGGCAAAGACGGCTTCTGCCCACCCTACAGCCTGCTGGCGGAACTGGAAAGACGACTCTTTGCCGCCGCAACTCCATAA
- a CDS encoding NAD(+)/NADH kinase: MKKDFVGIITKRDAPDVHQVGTELATWLEQWGIRAALDRIDPAMDMLVILGGDGTLLHVAAQASHLDIPVVGINLGNLGFLTEVAAGEMYQALETILAGKARIEKRMMLRASLFSGRDGQESEPLFALNEVVIVKESTDRIMRLSSWADEEFITTYKGDGLIISTPTGSTAYNLSAGGPIVHAELGTILVTPICPFMLESRPVLLSPDVRITTRLADPENDVKVIVDGRPGWDMKAEDCLVVQAAAKPLRLISSPHKGYFAILRNKLNWGGRDEGFPLPDMVRKNRRDSGE, translated from the coding sequence ATGAAGAAGGATTTCGTCGGCATAATCACCAAGCGTGATGCGCCGGACGTCCACCAGGTGGGCACTGAACTGGCTACCTGGCTGGAACAGTGGGGTATCAGGGCGGCGCTGGACCGGATTGATCCGGCCATGGACATGCTGGTGATCCTGGGCGGTGACGGAACGCTGCTCCATGTGGCGGCTCAGGCCAGTCATCTTGATATTCCGGTGGTGGGAATCAACCTGGGCAATCTCGGCTTTCTCACCGAGGTGGCGGCCGGGGAGATGTACCAGGCTCTGGAGACCATCCTCGCCGGTAAGGCCCGGATCGAGAAACGGATGATGCTGCGGGCAAGCCTCTTCTCCGGCCGGGACGGACAGGAAAGCGAGCCACTCTTTGCCCTCAACGAGGTGGTCATTGTCAAGGAGTCCACCGACCGGATCATGCGGCTGTCGTCCTGGGCTGATGAAGAGTTCATCACCACATATAAGGGCGACGGGCTGATCATCTCGACGCCCACCGGTTCCACGGCCTACAACCTCTCGGCCGGCGGCCCCATCGTCCATGCCGAGCTGGGCACCATCCTGGTCACACCCATCTGTCCCTTCATGCTGGAAAGCCGGCCGGTCCTGCTCTCGCCGGACGTCCGGATCACCACCCGGCTGGCAGATCCGGAAAACGATGTCAAGGTGATTGTCGATGGTCGGCCGGGCTGGGACATGAAGGCCGAAGACTGCCTGGTGGTTCAGGCGGCGGCCAAGCCCCTGCGTCTTATCAGCTCTCCCCACAAGGGCTATTTCGCCATCCTGCGCAACAAGCTCAACTGGGGCGGTCGGGACGAGGGTTTCCCGCTGCCGGACATGGTACGGAAAAACAGACGGGATAGCGGGGAATAA
- the lpxK gene encoding tetraacyldisaccharide 4'-kinase, with the protein MRNKNLYFALGRPFSPLYSMLMRARENLYRLGVFKQARLPAVVISVGNLTMGGTGKTPVVQYLARFLEKEGLRPAVVSRGYGGSTKEPVNIVSDGEQVLLDAAFVGDEPRFLAETLEGVPVLTGVVRKLPAARAVEMGADVLLLDDGFQHLGVARDIDLVLFNADTLAGNSRVFPGGDLREPVRALFRCHAFLLTGVNDGNRERAGRFADLLRQRFSGRPVFFSTYRPSGLVWRAGDGNRTQESLDRLAGRKCFAFCGIARPEGFRDMLLSMGLDLTGFMGLPDHHRYTGADIDRLRREALQKGSELLVTTEKDLVKMEGVDPGLDLAAVRMETSPEESFDAFIRGAVARVRAGERV; encoded by the coding sequence ATGCGTAATAAAAACCTCTATTTTGCTCTGGGAAGGCCGTTTTCTCCCCTGTACTCCATGCTCATGCGGGCCCGGGAGAATCTGTATCGCCTGGGTGTGTTCAAGCAGGCCCGGCTGCCGGCGGTGGTGATCAGTGTCGGCAACCTGACCATGGGCGGAACCGGCAAGACCCCGGTGGTCCAGTATCTGGCCAGGTTTCTCGAGAAAGAGGGGCTGCGCCCGGCGGTGGTCAGTCGTGGCTATGGCGGTTCGACAAAAGAGCCGGTCAATATTGTTTCCGATGGCGAGCAGGTCCTGCTCGATGCCGCCTTTGTCGGTGATGAGCCGAGGTTTCTGGCCGAGACCCTCGAAGGGGTGCCGGTGCTGACCGGGGTGGTCCGGAAACTGCCGGCCGCCAGGGCCGTGGAGATGGGGGCCGATGTGCTGCTGCTCGATGACGGGTTCCAGCACCTGGGAGTGGCCAGGGATATTGATCTGGTTCTGTTCAATGCCGATACCCTGGCTGGAAATTCCCGGGTGTTCCCCGGTGGAGATCTGCGGGAGCCGGTCAGGGCCCTGTTCCGTTGCCACGCCTTTCTGCTTACCGGTGTGAACGATGGAAACCGGGAACGGGCCGGACGTTTTGCCGATCTGCTGCGGCAACGTTTTTCCGGACGGCCGGTGTTTTTCAGCACCTATCGTCCCTCTGGTCTGGTCTGGCGTGCCGGTGACGGAAACCGGACGCAAGAGAGCCTCGACCGGCTTGCCGGTAGAAAATGTTTTGCTTTCTGCGGCATCGCCCGGCCCGAGGGATTCAGGGATATGCTGCTCTCCATGGGCCTTGATCTGACCGGCTTCATGGGCTTGCCGGATCATCACAGGTATACCGGGGCAGATATCGACCGGTTGCGAAGAGAGGCCCTGCAAAAGGGAAGCGAGCTGCTGGTGACGACGGAAAAGGACCTGGTCAAGATGGAGGGGGTGGATCCGGGCCTGGACCTGGCGGCGGTGCGCATGGAGACCAGCCCGGAAGAATCCTTCGATGCATTCATCCGCGGGGCGGTGGCCCGTGTCCGGGCTGGAGAGCGTGTCTGA
- a CDS encoding branched-chain amino acid ABC transporter substrate-binding protein → MKLARKMITLVSAMAMAAGLTSAAMAADPIKIGVAGAHSGDLASYGLPTVKAAELVAKDVNARGGINGRKVVLLVEDDVCKPEVATNTATKLVSKGVNVVIGHICSGATKAALPIYKASDVIVISPSATDSSLTQSGDYPNFYRTIAPNNAQARTEVDFVVNVLGAKKVAIIHDKGDYGKGFAQDAKNFLEKEGKAKVVLFEGITPGAVDYSAVVQKVKRSGADVVIFGGYHPEASKIVTQMRKKRMKTIFVSDDGVKDDTFIKVAGKYAEGVYATGPADVSSNPITREYREKHVKAYGEEPGAFFDNAVAAALALTNAIEKAGSTDPKAIAKALHTENVETPFGSIRFDENGDAIGVGYVVYKVENGKFVAVK, encoded by the coding sequence ATGAAGCTTGCTCGCAAAATGATCACACTGGTCTCAGCGATGGCCATGGCAGCCGGCCTGACCAGCGCTGCCATGGCGGCCGACCCCATCAAAATCGGTGTTGCCGGCGCCCATTCCGGCGACCTGGCGTCCTATGGCCTGCCCACGGTCAAGGCAGCCGAACTGGTTGCCAAGGATGTCAACGCCCGGGGCGGCATCAATGGCCGCAAGGTCGTCCTGCTGGTGGAAGATGATGTCTGCAAGCCCGAAGTGGCCACCAACACTGCCACCAAACTGGTCTCCAAGGGTGTGAACGTGGTGATCGGTCATATCTGTTCCGGCGCCACCAAGGCGGCCCTGCCCATCTACAAGGCATCCGATGTGATCGTCATATCCCCGTCAGCCACCGACTCGTCCCTGACCCAGAGCGGTGACTATCCCAACTTCTACCGGACCATTGCCCCAAACAATGCCCAGGCCCGCACCGAGGTAGACTTTGTTGTTAACGTACTGGGAGCCAAGAAAGTTGCCATCATTCACGACAAGGGCGATTACGGCAAGGGGTTTGCCCAGGATGCGAAAAACTTCCTTGAGAAGGAAGGCAAGGCCAAGGTTGTCCTGTTCGAGGGTATCACCCCGGGTGCAGTAGATTACTCTGCGGTTGTCCAGAAGGTTAAACGCAGCGGTGCCGATGTGGTGATCTTTGGTGGCTACCATCCCGAGGCATCCAAAATCGTTACCCAGATGCGCAAAAAGCGGATGAAAACCATCTTTGTCTCCGATGACGGCGTCAAGGACGACACCTTCATCAAGGTTGCCGGCAAGTATGCCGAGGGCGTCTACGCCACCGGTCCGGCCGATGTTTCCAGCAACCCCATCACCAGGGAGTACCGCGAAAAACATGTCAAGGCCTACGGCGAGGAGCCGGGTGCCTTCTTTGACAACGCGGTGGCCGCGGCTCTCGCCCTGACCAATGCCATTGAAAAGGCCGGATCCACCGACCCCAAAGCCATTGCCAAGGCCCTGCACACCGAAAACGTGGAGACACCTTTTGGCTCCATCCGTTTTGATGAAAATGGCGATGCCATCGGTGTCGGTTATGTTGTCTACAAGGTGGAAAATGGCAAATTTGTTGCCGTTAAATAA